One genomic window of Brevundimonas vesicularis includes the following:
- a CDS encoding alpha-amylase family glycosyl hydrolase codes for MTALPLDLSTADAAPALSQDWWRGAVLYQIYPRSFADSNDDGVGDLKGITQHLDHVASLGVDGIWLSPFFTSPMKDFGYDVSDYCDVDPIFGTLADFDALIARAHALGLKVVIDQVFSHTSDEHPWFTHSRASRNGDHADWYVWADAKPDGSPPSNWQSVFGGPAWTWDARRGQYYMHNFLASQPQLNVRNPAVQDALIAAARFWLDRGVDGFRLDAINFAIHDPSLRDNPPIQDGKKRTRPFDFQDKIYNQSHPDIIGFLNRIRALTDSYEGRFTVAEVGGDHADREMKEFTAGNDRLHSAYGFLYLYADTLKSELIGVGDGMWPDQQGEGWPSWTFSNHDAPRAVSRWAQGRDEKAFSEMALLLLMCLRGNVFVYQGEELGLPQAEVPFERLVDPEAIANWPQTLGRDGARTPIPWVASAPNAGFSTVEPWLPVDPRHLALSVDAQEADPTSILHAARRIIALRQAHPALRTGGLEIESAGDLLVFRRFERAEGGERLLCVFNLGFDAVDWSTPAGARRIAAVNWTEADGSTLRPLAGLIFADAG; via the coding sequence GTGACTGCCCTGCCCCTCGATCTTTCCACGGCTGACGCCGCCCCTGCCCTCTCTCAGGACTGGTGGCGCGGCGCGGTGCTGTATCAGATCTATCCGCGCAGCTTCGCCGACTCCAACGACGACGGCGTTGGCGATCTGAAGGGGATCACCCAGCACCTCGACCACGTCGCCTCTCTAGGCGTGGATGGCATCTGGCTGTCGCCCTTCTTCACGTCGCCGATGAAGGACTTCGGCTATGACGTGTCGGACTATTGCGACGTCGATCCGATCTTCGGCACTTTGGCCGACTTCGACGCCCTGATCGCGCGCGCCCATGCCCTAGGGCTGAAGGTCGTCATCGATCAGGTGTTTTCTCACACCTCGGACGAACATCCCTGGTTCACCCACAGCCGCGCCAGCCGAAACGGCGACCACGCCGACTGGTATGTCTGGGCCGACGCCAAGCCGGACGGCTCGCCGCCGTCGAACTGGCAGTCGGTGTTCGGCGGCCCGGCCTGGACCTGGGACGCGCGTCGCGGCCAATACTACATGCACAACTTTCTGGCGTCACAGCCTCAACTGAACGTCAGGAACCCGGCGGTTCAAGACGCCCTGATCGCGGCGGCGCGGTTCTGGCTGGATCGGGGAGTGGACGGCTTCCGTCTGGATGCGATCAACTTCGCCATCCATGATCCATCCCTGCGCGACAATCCGCCGATCCAGGACGGCAAGAAGCGCACGCGGCCGTTCGACTTCCAGGACAAGATCTACAACCAGTCCCACCCGGACATCATCGGCTTCCTGAACCGCATCCGCGCCCTGACCGACAGCTATGAAGGCCGGTTCACGGTGGCGGAGGTCGGCGGCGATCACGCCGACCGCGAGATGAAGGAATTCACCGCCGGCAACGACCGTCTGCACTCGGCCTACGGCTTCCTCTATCTCTATGCCGATACGCTGAAGAGCGAACTGATCGGCGTGGGCGATGGGATGTGGCCGGATCAGCAGGGCGAGGGCTGGCCGTCCTGGACCTTCTCCAATCACGATGCGCCGCGCGCGGTGTCGCGTTGGGCCCAGGGCCGGGACGAGAAGGCCTTTTCGGAAATGGCCCTGCTGCTGCTGATGTGCCTGCGCGGCAATGTCTTCGTCTATCAGGGCGAGGAGTTGGGCCTGCCTCAGGCCGAGGTGCCGTTCGAACGGCTGGTCGATCCCGAGGCCATCGCCAACTGGCCACAGACGCTGGGCCGCGACGGCGCCCGCACGCCGATCCCCTGGGTGGCCTCGGCGCCCAACGCCGGCTTCTCGACGGTCGAGCCCTGGCTGCCGGTCGACCCGCGCCATCTGGCGCTGTCCGTGGATGCGCAGGAGGCGGACCCGACTTCGATCCTGCATGCCGCGCGCCGCATCATCGCCCTGCGCCAGGCCCATCCGGCGCTGCGGACCGGCGGCCTGGAGATCGAGAGTGCGGGCGACCTGTTGGTCTTCCGCCGGTTCGAACGGGCCGAGGGCGGCGAGCGCCTGCTGTGCGTGTTCAACCTGGGCTTCGATGCCGTGGACTGGTCAACGCCCGCCGGCGCGCGCCGGATCGCGGCGGTCAACTGGACCGAAGCGGACGGATCGACGTTGAGGCCGCTGGCCGGCCTGATCTTCGCCGACGCCGGATGA
- a CDS encoding LacI family DNA-binding transcriptional regulator — MSRKTTRLEDIARLAGVSIATASRALNDSPAVNDRTKQTIWKLAKEHDYPFRRHMPAGPIGAQGTIALVVPRPQGREGRLSDPFFLELLAGVGEAARERGCDLLMSHISPANYDELSAALNTSRADGVIFLGQSSLHSAFNRLVDADHRFVVWGAELPDQDYCSIGSDNISGGRRATLHLARLGRKRTVFLGDLDPPEAMQRHRGYLDALSQSGLDVDADLIVPAHFEVESAEAAVDALIRRGLDFDGVVAASDQIALGAVRALLHAGVEVPGQVSVIGFDNVPFSRYSRPALSTIAQDTMKAGRLMVSKLLDHGGAAAGRSERVPTELIVRETCGG; from the coding sequence TTGAGCCGCAAGACCACCCGTCTGGAAGACATCGCCCGCCTGGCCGGCGTGTCCATCGCCACCGCCTCGCGCGCCCTGAACGACAGCCCCGCCGTCAACGATCGCACCAAACAGACGATCTGGAAGCTGGCCAAGGAACACGACTACCCGTTCCGCCGTCACATGCCCGCCGGCCCGATCGGCGCCCAGGGCACGATCGCCCTCGTGGTGCCGCGTCCGCAGGGGCGCGAAGGGCGCCTTAGCGACCCCTTCTTCTTGGAGCTTCTGGCCGGGGTGGGCGAGGCGGCGCGCGAACGCGGCTGCGACCTGCTGATGAGCCATATCTCGCCCGCCAACTATGACGAGCTGTCGGCGGCGCTGAACACCAGCCGGGCGGACGGCGTGATCTTTCTGGGCCAATCCAGCCTGCATTCGGCCTTCAACCGTCTGGTCGACGCCGACCATCGTTTCGTCGTCTGGGGCGCCGAACTGCCCGATCAGGACTATTGCTCCATCGGCTCGGACAACATCTCGGGCGGGCGCCGGGCGACGTTGCATCTGGCGCGGCTTGGGCGAAAGCGCACCGTCTTCTTGGGCGATCTGGATCCGCCCGAGGCCATGCAGCGTCATCGCGGCTATCTGGACGCCTTGAGCCAGAGCGGACTGGACGTGGACGCCGACCTGATCGTGCCTGCGCATTTCGAGGTCGAATCCGCCGAGGCCGCCGTGGACGCCCTGATCCGACGTGGGCTGGATTTCGATGGCGTCGTGGCTGCGTCCGACCAGATCGCGCTCGGAGCCGTAAGGGCGTTGCTGCACGCCGGCGTCGAGGTGCCGGGCCAGGTCTCGGTCATCGGTTTCGACAATGTGCCGTTCAGCCGCTACTCGCGCCCGGCGCTCAGCACCATCGCCCAGGACACCATGAAGGCCGGCCGGTTGATGGTGTCCAAACTGCTGGATCACGGCGGCGCCGCAGCAGGCCGTTCCGAGCGCGTTCCGACCGAGCTGATCGTTCGCGAGACCTGCGGCGGCTGA